The Nomascus leucogenys isolate Asia chromosome 23, Asia_NLE_v1, whole genome shotgun sequence genome includes a window with the following:
- the ING4 gene encoding inhibitor of growth protein 4 isoform X4 — MAAGMYLEHYLDSIENLPFELQRNFQLMRDLDQRTEDLKAEIDKLATEYMSSARSLSSEEKLALLKQIQEAYGKCKEFGDDKVQLAMQTYEMVDKHIRRLDTDLARFEADLKEKQIESSDYDSSSSKGRTQKEKKAARARSKGKNSDEEAPKTAQKKLKLVRTSPEYGMPSVTFGSVHPSDVLDMPVDPNEPTYCLCHQVSYGEMIGCDNPDCSIEWFHFACVGLTTKPRGKWFCPRCSQERKKK; from the exons ATGGCTGCGGGGATGTATTTGGAACATTATCTGGACA gtATTGAAAACCTTCCCTTTGAATTACAGAGAAACTTTCAGCTCATGAGGGACCTAGACCAAAGAACAGAGG ACCTGAAGGCTGAAATTGACAAGTTGGCCACTGAGTATATGAGTAGCGCCCGCAGCCTGAGCTCCGAGGAAAAATTGGCCCTTCTCAAACAGATCCAGGAAGCCTATGGCAAGTGCAAGGAATTTGGTGACGACAAGGTGCAGCTTGCCATGCAGACCTATGAAATG GTGGACAAACACATTCGGCGGCTGGACACAGACCTGGCCCGTTTTGAGGCTGATCTCAAAGAGAAACAGATTGAGTCAAGTGACTATGACAGCTCTTCCAGCAAAG GCCGGActcaaaaggagaagaaagctgCTCGTGCTCGTTCCAAAGGGAAAAATTCAGATGAAGAAGCCCCCAAGACTGCCCAGAAGAAGTTAAAGCTCGTGCGCAC AAGTCCTGAGTATGGGATGCCCTCAGTGACCTTTGGCAGTGTCCACCCCTCTGATGTGTTGGATATGCCTGTGGATCCCAACGAACCCACCTATTGCCTTTGTCACCAGGTCTCCTATGGAGAGATGATTGGCTGTGACAACCCTGAT tgTTCCATCGAGTGGTTCCATTTTGCCTGTGTGGGGCTGACAACCAAGCCTCGGGGGAAATG GTTTTGCCCACGCTGCTCCCAAGAAcggaagaagaaatag
- the ING4 gene encoding inhibitor of growth protein 4 isoform X1, producing MAAGMYLEHYLDSIENLPFELQRNFQLMRDLDQRTEDLKAEIDKLATEYMSSARSLSSEEKLALLKQIQEAYGKCKEFGDDKVQLAMQTYEMVDKHIRRLDTDLARFEADLKEKQIESSDYDSSSSKGKKKGRTQKEKKAARARSKGKNSDEEAPKTAQKKLKLVRTSPEYGMPSVTFGSVHPSDVLDMPVDPNEPTYCLCHQVSYGEMIGCDNPDCSIEWFHFACVGLTTKPRGKWFCPRCSQERKKK from the exons ATGGCTGCGGGGATGTATTTGGAACATTATCTGGACA gtATTGAAAACCTTCCCTTTGAATTACAGAGAAACTTTCAGCTCATGAGGGACCTAGACCAAAGAACAGAGG ACCTGAAGGCTGAAATTGACAAGTTGGCCACTGAGTATATGAGTAGCGCCCGCAGCCTGAGCTCCGAGGAAAAATTGGCCCTTCTCAAACAGATCCAGGAAGCCTATGGCAAGTGCAAGGAATTTGGTGACGACAAGGTGCAGCTTGCCATGCAGACCTATGAAATG GTGGACAAACACATTCGGCGGCTGGACACAGACCTGGCCCGTTTTGAGGCTGATCTCAAAGAGAAACAGATTGAGTCAAGTGACTATGACAGCTCTTCCAGCAAAGGCAAAAAGA AAGGCCGGActcaaaaggagaagaaagctgCTCGTGCTCGTTCCAAAGGGAAAAATTCAGATGAAGAAGCCCCCAAGACTGCCCAGAAGAAGTTAAAGCTCGTGCGCAC AAGTCCTGAGTATGGGATGCCCTCAGTGACCTTTGGCAGTGTCCACCCCTCTGATGTGTTGGATATGCCTGTGGATCCCAACGAACCCACCTATTGCCTTTGTCACCAGGTCTCCTATGGAGAGATGATTGGCTGTGACAACCCTGAT tgTTCCATCGAGTGGTTCCATTTTGCCTGTGTGGGGCTGACAACCAAGCCTCGGGGGAAATG GTTTTGCCCACGCTGCTCCCAAGAAcggaagaagaaatag
- the ING4 gene encoding inhibitor of growth protein 4 isoform X2 produces MAAGMYLEHYLDSIENLPFELQRNFQLMRDLDQRTEDLKAEIDKLATEYMSSARSLSSEEKLALLKQIQEAYGKCKEFGDDKVQLAMQTYEMVDKHIRRLDTDLARFEADLKEKQIESSDYDSSSSKGKKSRTQKEKKAARARSKGKNSDEEAPKTAQKKLKLVRTSPEYGMPSVTFGSVHPSDVLDMPVDPNEPTYCLCHQVSYGEMIGCDNPDCSIEWFHFACVGLTTKPRGKWFCPRCSQERKKK; encoded by the exons ATGGCTGCGGGGATGTATTTGGAACATTATCTGGACA gtATTGAAAACCTTCCCTTTGAATTACAGAGAAACTTTCAGCTCATGAGGGACCTAGACCAAAGAACAGAGG ACCTGAAGGCTGAAATTGACAAGTTGGCCACTGAGTATATGAGTAGCGCCCGCAGCCTGAGCTCCGAGGAAAAATTGGCCCTTCTCAAACAGATCCAGGAAGCCTATGGCAAGTGCAAGGAATTTGGTGACGACAAGGTGCAGCTTGCCATGCAGACCTATGAAATG GTGGACAAACACATTCGGCGGCTGGACACAGACCTGGCCCGTTTTGAGGCTGATCTCAAAGAGAAACAGATTGAGTCAAGTGACTATGACAGCTCTTCCAGCAAAGGCAAAAAGA GCCGGActcaaaaggagaagaaagctgCTCGTGCTCGTTCCAAAGGGAAAAATTCAGATGAAGAAGCCCCCAAGACTGCCCAGAAGAAGTTAAAGCTCGTGCGCAC AAGTCCTGAGTATGGGATGCCCTCAGTGACCTTTGGCAGTGTCCACCCCTCTGATGTGTTGGATATGCCTGTGGATCCCAACGAACCCACCTATTGCCTTTGTCACCAGGTCTCCTATGGAGAGATGATTGGCTGTGACAACCCTGAT tgTTCCATCGAGTGGTTCCATTTTGCCTGTGTGGGGCTGACAACCAAGCCTCGGGGGAAATG GTTTTGCCCACGCTGCTCCCAAGAAcggaagaagaaatag
- the ING4 gene encoding inhibitor of growth protein 4 isoform X3, whose protein sequence is MAAGMYLEHYLDSIENLPFELQRNFQLMRDLDQRTEDLKAEIDKLATEYMSSARSLSSEEKLALLKQIQEAYGKCKEFGDDKVQLAMQTYEMVDKHIRRLDTDLARFEADLKEKQIESSDYDSSSSKEGRTQKEKKAARARSKGKNSDEEAPKTAQKKLKLVRTSPEYGMPSVTFGSVHPSDVLDMPVDPNEPTYCLCHQVSYGEMIGCDNPDCSIEWFHFACVGLTTKPRGKWFCPRCSQERKKK, encoded by the exons ATGGCTGCGGGGATGTATTTGGAACATTATCTGGACA gtATTGAAAACCTTCCCTTTGAATTACAGAGAAACTTTCAGCTCATGAGGGACCTAGACCAAAGAACAGAGG ACCTGAAGGCTGAAATTGACAAGTTGGCCACTGAGTATATGAGTAGCGCCCGCAGCCTGAGCTCCGAGGAAAAATTGGCCCTTCTCAAACAGATCCAGGAAGCCTATGGCAAGTGCAAGGAATTTGGTGACGACAAGGTGCAGCTTGCCATGCAGACCTATGAAATG GTGGACAAACACATTCGGCGGCTGGACACAGACCTGGCCCGTTTTGAGGCTGATCTCAAAGAGAAACAGATTGAGTCAAGTGACTATGACAGCTCTTCCAGCAAAG AAGGCCGGActcaaaaggagaagaaagctgCTCGTGCTCGTTCCAAAGGGAAAAATTCAGATGAAGAAGCCCCCAAGACTGCCCAGAAGAAGTTAAAGCTCGTGCGCAC AAGTCCTGAGTATGGGATGCCCTCAGTGACCTTTGGCAGTGTCCACCCCTCTGATGTGTTGGATATGCCTGTGGATCCCAACGAACCCACCTATTGCCTTTGTCACCAGGTCTCCTATGGAGAGATGATTGGCTGTGACAACCCTGAT tgTTCCATCGAGTGGTTCCATTTTGCCTGTGTGGGGCTGACAACCAAGCCTCGGGGGAAATG GTTTTGCCCACGCTGCTCCCAAGAAcggaagaagaaatag
- the ACRBP gene encoding acrosin-binding protein — protein sequence MRKPAAGFLPSLLKVLLLPLAPAPAQDSTQASTPGSPLSPTEYERFFALLTPTWKAETTCRLRATHGCRNPTLVQLDQYENHGLVPDGAVCSNLPYASWFESFCQFTQYRCSNHIYYAKRVLCSQPVSILSPNTLKEIEAPAEVSPTTMTSPILPHFTVTKQRQAFQPWPERLSNNVEELLQSSLSLGGQEQAPEHKLKQGVEHRQEQGVEHPQEPMQEHKQEEGQKQEEQEEEQEEEGKQEEGQGTKEGLEAVSQLQTDSEPKFHSESLSSNPSSFTPRVREVESAPMMMESVQELIRSAQEMDEMNEIYDENSHWRNQNPGSLLQLPHTEALLVLCYSIVENTCIITPTAKAWKYMEEEILGFGKSVCDSLGRRHMSTCALCDFCSLKLEQCHSEASLQRQQCDTSHKTPFVSPLLASQSLSIGNQVGSPESGRFYGLDLYGGLRMDFWCARLATKGCEDIRVSGWLRTEFLSFQDGDFPTKICDTDYIQYPNYCSFKSQQCLMRNRNRKVSRMRCLQNETYSALSPGKSEDVVLRWSQEFSTLTLGQFG from the exons ATGAGGAAGCCAGCCGCTGGCTTCCTTCCCTCACTCCTGAAGG TGCTGCTCCTGCCTCTGGCACCTGCCCCAGCCCAGGATTCGACTCAGGCCTCCACTCCAGGCAGCCCTCTCTCTCCCACCGAATACGAACGTTTCTTCGCACTGCTGACTccaacctggaaggcagagactaCCTGCCGTCTCCGTGCAACCCATGGCTGCCGGAATCCCACACTCGTCCAGCTGGACCAATATGAAAACCACGGCTTAGTGCCCGATG GTGCTGTCTGCTCCAACCTCCCTTATGCGTCCTGGTTTGAGTCTTTCTGCCAGTTTACTCAGTACCGTTGCTCCAACCATATCTACTATGCCAAG AGAGTCCTGTGCTCCCAGCCAGTCTCTATTCTCTCACCTAACACTCTCAAGGAGATAGAAGCTCCAGCTGAAGTCTCGCCCACCACGATGACCTCCCCCATCTTACCCCACTTCACAG TGACAAAACAGCGCCAGGCCTTCCAGCCCTGGCCTGAGAGGCTTAGCAACAACGTGGAAGAGCTCCTGCAATCGTCCTTGTCCCTGGGAGGCCAGGAGCAGGCGCCGGAGCACAAACTGAAGCAAGGAGTGGAGCACAGGCAGGAGCAAGGAGTGGAGCACCCGCAGGAGCCGATGCAAGAACACAAGCAGGAAGAGGGGCAGAAACAAGAAGAGCAAGAAGAGgaacaggaagaggagggaaagcaGGAAGAAGGACAGGGGACTAAGGAGGGACTGGAGGCTGTGTCTCAGCTGCAGACAGACTCAGAGCCCAAGTTTCACTCTGAATCTTTATCTTCTAACCCTTCCTCCTTCACTCCCCGGGTACGAGAAGTAGAGTCTGCTCCTATGATGATGGAGAGCGTCCAGGAGCTCATTCGATCAGCCCAGGAAatggatgaaatgaatgaaatatatgaTGAGAACTCCCACTGGAGAAACCAAAACCCTGGCAG CCTCCTGCAGCTGCCCCACACAGAGGCCTTGCTGGTGCTGTGCTATTCGATCGTGGAGAATACCTGCATCATAACCCCCACAGCCAAGGCCTGGAAGTACATGGAGGAGGAGATCCTCGGTTTCGGGAAGTCG gtcTGTGACAGCCTTGGGCGGCGACACATGTCTACCTGTGCCCTCTGTGACTTCTGCTCCCTGAAGCTGGAGCAGTGCCACTCAGAGGCCAGCCTGCAACGGCAACAATGCGACACCTCCCACAAGACACCCTTTGTCAGCCCCTTGCTTGCCTCCCAGAGCCTGTCCATCGGCAATCAG GTAGGGTCCCCAGAATCAGGCCGCTTTTACGGGCTGGATTTGTACGGTGGGCTCCGCATGGACTTCTGGTGTGCCCGGCTTGCCACGAAGGGCTGTGAAGATATTCGAGTCTCTGGGTGGCTCCGGACCGAGTTCCTTAGCTTCCAGGACGGGGATTTCCCTACCAAG ATTTGTGACACAGACTACATCCAGTACCCAAACTACTGTTCCTTCAAAAGCCAGCAATGTCTGATGAGAAACCGGAATCGTAAG GTGTCCCGCATGAGATGTCTGCAGAATGAGACTTACAGTGCGCTGAGCCCTGGCAAAAGTGAGGACGTTGTGCTTCGATGGAGCCAGGAGTTCAGCACCTTGACTCTAGGCCAGTTCGGATGA